In one window of Neisseria subflava DNA:
- a CDS encoding thymidylate synthase, whose product MKAYHDLMRHVLDNGIDKSDRTGTGTRSVFGYQMRFDLSEGFPLLTTKKLHLRSIIHELLWFLKGDTNIKYLKDNNVSIWDEWADENGNLGPVYGYQWRSWPAPDGRHIDQIANVVEQIKKNPDSRRLIVSAWNPALVDEMALPPCHALFQFYVANGKLSCQLYQRSADIFLGVPFNIASYALLTMMMAQVCGLEAGEFIHTFGDAHLYSNHIEQAQLQLSRDFRSLPTMKINPEIKDLFAFKFEDFELEGYDPHPHIKAAVSV is encoded by the coding sequence ATGAAAGCCTATCACGACCTTATGCGCCATGTTCTCGACAATGGCATCGACAAATCCGACCGTACCGGCACCGGCACGCGTTCCGTGTTCGGTTACCAAATGCGTTTTGATTTGAGTGAAGGCTTTCCGCTGTTGACCACCAAAAAACTGCATCTGCGCTCGATTATTCATGAGCTGCTTTGGTTTCTCAAAGGCGATACCAACATCAAATACCTGAAAGATAACAACGTTTCCATTTGGGACGAATGGGCGGATGAAAACGGCAATTTGGGCCCGGTTTACGGCTACCAATGGCGCAGCTGGCCCGCACCCGACGGCCGCCATATCGACCAAATTGCCAATGTGGTTGAACAAATCAAAAAAAATCCCGACTCGCGCCGTCTGATTGTATCGGCATGGAATCCGGCTTTGGTCGACGAAATGGCCTTGCCGCCTTGCCACGCGCTGTTTCAGTTTTACGTTGCCAACGGCAAGCTGTCCTGCCAGCTTTACCAACGCAGCGCCGATATTTTCCTTGGCGTGCCGTTCAATATCGCCAGCTATGCATTGTTGACCATGATGATGGCGCAAGTGTGCGGCTTGGAAGCCGGTGAGTTTATTCATACGTTTGGTGATGCGCATTTGTACAGCAACCATATCGAGCAGGCCCAGCTGCAATTAAGCCGCGATTTCCGAAGCCTGCCGACCATGAAAATCAACCCTGAAATCAAAGACTTATTTGCCTTCAAATTTGAAGACTTCGAGTTGGAAGGCTATGATCCGCATCCGCACATCAAAGCAGCCGTATCGGTGTAA
- the smc gene encoding chromosome segregation protein SMC has product MRLTHIKLSGFKSFTDPTTIHVPGQLVAVIGPNGCGKSNVIDAVRWVLGEASAKQLRGESMQDVIFNGAATRRPAPRASVELVFDNSDHSLQGAWGQYAEVSIKRQLTRQGESTYFINNQTVRRRDITDLFLGTGVGARGYAVIEQGMISRIIEARPEELRAYIEEAAGVSKYKERRKETEGRLKDTREHLQRLGDLQNELARQVEKLEKQAETAERYKSLTAQLNRQQDLLDYAQWQQSLAAADKATAQHQSLQAQQDETAAQVQALNDEVHALQTAEQSQQQAVHELSNKRGVLREQIARLEEQIRHQQNLHQRIERDKQAAQAQMQRIHQEQQQIRVQLEENELQAEEKQTELAEWAMQVAEHEERLPELEEAQATLNAAFQTQQDEANRIRRELALKQQQLAHAEQTVAKHEERKGRLKQENQALNLPDEAETAAAQEAAALLQSQQEHYEEQIIAAEEALHAAREAFQTASNRFQSLKQQHITLQAQQQALSQILSQQQEAADFWQATDHAAAPQLWQHITAPAEWQHALSVILAERLHARSVPSGFVPPVPLPQGQAAWLSDDLSGGIKKSLPVQALLNQIQAQPPFQTALHHWLDGVLCAPDLSYALAHQSDLGAHQIWLTPEGHQVDKVSVLLYAKPAQESLIAQKARLDGIASELENLAPELSAAEAAFKQAEAAVRSSETQHKNLMQQQQQHTRQYSQAQQRAAELLARTNQGQIRREHIARELAQLAEEQTVLQHTSDGLSDDIVTLQEAAAELEHQQQTTAHSRQEQQGRLKQAQLALLEANRQYGLAEVAVHKLNQQKQNYQQQIARLEQQTLDWQERQQELALAYETEFQNDEQHIKLDELTEAVHTLDEEYIAVQEKLAQIQEQGREQYARVQTLQIKLPQLQAATQTALLQQQEALINAKRYHQNLTERAADLDALEALAKESPKVLNSSIGSLTQQIEALGAVNLAALQELEEARERDGYYRSQSEDVQAAITLLEEAIAQIDDKTKARFKETFDAVNGKVQTFFPTLFGGGEATLKMIGDDLLTAGVSIMARPPGKKNSTIHLLSGGEKALTAMSLVFALFSLNPAPFCLLDEVDAPLDDANTSRFCNLVKEMSAQTQFLYISHNRLTMEMAEQLVGVTMQEKGVSRVVAVDIKQALEMAEPN; this is encoded by the coding sequence ATGCGTCTTACCCACATCAAACTCTCCGGCTTCAAATCTTTTACCGACCCGACCACGATTCATGTGCCGGGGCAGCTTGTTGCGGTTATCGGGCCGAACGGCTGCGGCAAGTCGAATGTGATTGACGCGGTGCGCTGGGTGTTGGGCGAGGCTTCGGCGAAGCAGCTTCGCGGCGAGAGTATGCAGGACGTGATTTTTAACGGTGCGGCGACGCGCCGTCCTGCGCCGAGGGCTTCGGTGGAGCTGGTGTTTGACAACAGCGACCACAGTTTGCAGGGCGCATGGGGGCAGTATGCCGAGGTGAGCATCAAGCGGCAGCTGACGCGTCAGGGCGAATCGACTTATTTCATCAACAATCAGACCGTGCGCCGCCGCGACATTACCGATTTGTTTTTGGGTACGGGCGTGGGCGCGCGCGGTTATGCCGTTATCGAGCAGGGGATGATTTCGCGCATCATCGAAGCGCGGCCGGAGGAGTTGCGCGCCTATATCGAGGAGGCGGCGGGCGTGTCCAAATACAAGGAACGCCGCAAGGAGACGGAAGGCCGTCTGAAAGACACGCGCGAGCATTTGCAGCGTTTGGGCGATTTGCAGAACGAATTGGCGCGTCAGGTGGAAAAGCTGGAAAAACAAGCGGAAACCGCCGAACGCTACAAATCCCTGACCGCGCAGTTAAACCGCCAGCAGGATTTGCTCGATTACGCCCAATGGCAGCAATCGCTTGCCGCCGCCGACAAGGCGACCGCGCAGCATCAGTCTTTGCAGGCGCAGCAAGACGAAACCGCCGCTCAGGTTCAGGCGTTAAACGACGAAGTACACGCCTTGCAGACCGCCGAGCAGTCGCAGCAGCAGGCGGTACACGAATTGAGCAACAAACGCGGCGTGTTGCGCGAGCAGATTGCCCGTTTGGAAGAACAAATCCGCCATCAGCAAAACCTGCACCAACGCATCGAACGCGACAAACAGGCGGCGCAGGCGCAGATGCAGCGCATCCATCAGGAGCAGCAGCAAATCCGTGTGCAGCTTGAAGAAAACGAGTTGCAGGCCGAAGAGAAGCAAACCGAATTGGCGGAATGGGCGATGCAGGTTGCCGAACACGAAGAGCGTCTGCCCGAATTGGAAGAAGCCCAAGCCACGCTCAACGCCGCCTTCCAAACCCAGCAGGACGAGGCAAACCGTATCCGCCGCGAACTGGCGTTGAAGCAGCAGCAGCTTGCCCATGCCGAACAAACCGTTGCCAAGCACGAAGAGCGCAAAGGTCGTCTGAAACAGGAAAACCAAGCCCTGAACCTGCCCGACGAAGCCGAAACCGCCGCCGCGCAGGAAGCCGCCGCCTTGTTGCAAAGCCAGCAAGAGCATTACGAAGAACAAATCATTGCCGCCGAAGAAGCCTTACACGCCGCACGCGAGGCGTTTCAGACGGCCTCAAACCGCTTCCAAAGCCTGAAGCAGCAACACATCACCTTGCAGGCGCAGCAGCAGGCGTTGTCGCAAATCCTGTCGCAACAGCAGGAAGCCGCCGACTTCTGGCAGGCAACCGACCACGCTGCCGCGCCGCAACTGTGGCAACACATCACCGCCCCCGCCGAGTGGCAACACGCTTTGTCCGTCATCCTTGCCGAACGCCTGCACGCCCGTAGCGTGCCGTCTGGCTTCGTTCCCCCCGTGCCGTTGCCGCAAGGGCAGGCGGCATGGCTTTCAGACGACCTCTCCGGCGGCATCAAAAAATCCCTGCCCGTACAGGCATTGCTGAACCAAATCCAAGCGCAGCCGCCGTTTCAGACGGCATTGCACCACTGGCTCGACGGCGTATTGTGTGCGCCCGATTTGAGTTACGCTCTCGCGCATCAAAGCGATTTGGGCGCGCATCAAATCTGGCTCACGCCCGAAGGCCATCAGGTCGATAAAGTCAGCGTCCTGCTCTATGCCAAACCTGCGCAGGAAAGCCTGATTGCCCAAAAAGCCCGTCTCGACGGCATCGCGTCCGAACTGGAAAACCTCGCCCCCGAACTTTCCGCCGCCGAAGCCGCGTTCAAACAGGCCGAGGCTGCCGTGCGCTCGTCTGAAACGCAGCACAAAAACCTGATGCAGCAGCAACAGCAGCACACGCGCCAATACAGCCAGGCGCAGCAACGCGCCGCCGAACTCTTGGCACGCACCAACCAAGGGCAAATCCGCCGCGAACACATCGCTCGCGAACTGGCGCAGTTGGCGGAAGAGCAGACCGTGTTGCAACACACGTCCGACGGTCTTTCAGACGACATCGTTACTTTGCAGGAAGCCGCCGCCGAACTCGAACACCAGCAGCAAACCACCGCGCACAGCCGCCAAGAGCAGCAAGGTCGTCTGAAACAGGCGCAGCTTGCCCTGTTGGAAGCCAACCGCCAATACGGGCTTGCCGAAGTCGCCGTCCACAAGCTCAACCAGCAAAAACAAAACTACCAGCAGCAAATCGCACGGCTCGAACAGCAAACCCTGGACTGGCAGGAACGCCAGCAAGAGCTTGCCCTCGCCTATGAAACCGAGTTCCAAAACGACGAGCAGCACATCAAGCTCGACGAGCTGACCGAAGCCGTACACACGCTGGACGAAGAATACATCGCCGTGCAGGAAAAACTCGCGCAGATTCAGGAACAGGGCAGGGAGCAATACGCCCGCGTACAAACCCTGCAAATCAAGCTGCCGCAGCTTCAGGCCGCCACCCAAACCGCCCTGTTGCAGCAGCAGGAAGCCCTGATCAACGCCAAACGCTACCATCAAAACCTGACCGAACGCGCTGCCGATCTGGATGCGCTCGAAGCGTTGGCGAAAGAATCGCCGAAAGTATTGAACAGCAGCATCGGCAGCCTTACCCAGCAAATCGAAGCACTCGGCGCCGTCAACCTCGCCGCCCTGCAAGAACTCGAAGAAGCGCGCGAACGCGACGGCTACTACCGCAGCCAGAGCGAAGACGTACAGGCAGCCATTACCCTTTTGGAAGAAGCCATCGCCCAAATCGACGACAAAACCAAAGCGCGCTTCAAAGAAACCTTCGACGCCGTCAACGGCAAAGTCCAAACCTTCTTCCCGACCCTGTTCGGCGGCGGCGAAGCCACCCTCAAAATGATAGGCGACGACCTCCTGACTGCCGGCGTGTCCATCATGGCGCGCCCGCCCGGCAAGAAAAACAGCACCATCCACCTCCTCTCCGGCGGCGAAAAAGCCCTCACCGCCATGAGCCTCGTGTTCGCCTTGTTCAGCCTCAACCCCGCCCCCTTCTGCCTTCTGGACGAAGTCGACGCCCCGCTGGACGACGCCAACACCTCGCGTTTCTGCAACCTGGTCAAAGAAATGTCGGCGCAAACCCAGTTCCTCTACATCTCCCACAACCGCCTGACCATGGAAATGGCAGAGCAGCTCGTCGGCGTAACCATGCAGGAAAAAGGCGTCTCACGCGTCGTCGCCGTGGACATCAAGCAGGCGTTGGAAATGGCGGAACCGAATTGA
- a CDS encoding cold-shock protein yields the protein MRYYGTITRWNSKRGFGAATIEDTGQEIFLALAAFTTLTRLPAEGQHISFNITEGRRGRKEAENVCFALDCADCFDVLVPPPEKPLAGKQAIIGLIAVIFVCGIFATLWYGLHFSDNTPEEPAIKKQETMVHEVAAKIEAERKAWRDAVNRSNQRSGQPQRAKDNTSKQ from the coding sequence ATGCGCTATTACGGAACGATTACTCGCTGGAACAGCAAGCGCGGCTTCGGCGCCGCTACCATAGAAGACACAGGCCAAGAAATCTTTCTTGCCCTTGCCGCCTTCACCACCCTTACCCGCCTTCCGGCCGAAGGGCAGCACATCTCCTTCAACATCACAGAAGGCCGACGCGGCCGCAAAGAAGCCGAAAACGTCTGCTTCGCCCTCGATTGCGCCGACTGCTTTGATGTCCTCGTCCCGCCCCCTGAAAAACCCCTCGCCGGCAAACAAGCCATCATCGGCCTGATTGCCGTTATCTTCGTCTGCGGCATTTTCGCCACCTTGTGGTACGGCCTCCACTTTTCCGATAACACACCGGAAGAGCCGGCCATCAAAAAACAAGAAACCATGGTTCACGAAGTAGCCGCGAAAATCGAAGCGGAACGCAAAGCATGGCGTGATGCCGTCAACCGCAGCAACCAACGCTCGGGGCAGCCTCAACGCGCCAAAGATAATACTTCAAAACAATAA
- a CDS encoding glycosyltransferase, which yields MHIVVIPSWYPSSETDVDGIFFRLQAQALQREGMKIGMVVPMFRYLRSQPKTIFSRFYGLRRHQQGGLNTYAYDSMYFFPRCPVVDIDRIRWVNAGMKAFEAYIADNGKPDVIHAHCVNYAGILACAIFKKYGVPYVITEHSSAISRGLVRKNQWPSMHEAVRHSAARFAVSRDFCRILEKTYAGTDWQYLPNMLGGNFEQDFEFPEKNNQDFTFCSVSHLRHLKGHDLLLPAFAEALKTYPQLKLKIGGGGAEEGRLKQLASDLGINHAVTFTGALTTDQTLDLMRHSNAFVLASRTETFGVVYIEALSQGLPVIATRCGGPESIVTSDNGLLVPIENIPELTKALLTLYENHANYDPVRLRQDCLQQFGSRAIAQHLINTFQKVLNK from the coding sequence ATGCATATTGTCGTTATCCCCTCTTGGTATCCTTCTTCCGAAACCGACGTGGACGGAATCTTTTTCCGTCTCCAAGCCCAAGCCCTGCAACGCGAAGGCATGAAAATCGGCATGGTCGTGCCCATGTTCCGCTACTTGAGAAGCCAGCCGAAAACCATCTTCTCGCGCTTCTACGGCCTGCGCCGCCATCAGCAAGGCGGACTCAACACTTACGCCTACGACAGCATGTATTTCTTCCCACGCTGCCCGGTTGTCGACATCGACCGCATCCGCTGGGTCAACGCAGGCATGAAAGCTTTTGAAGCCTATATCGCTGACAACGGCAAACCCGACGTAATTCATGCCCACTGCGTCAACTACGCCGGCATTTTGGCCTGCGCCATCTTCAAAAAATACGGCGTTCCCTATGTGATTACCGAACACAGCAGCGCCATTTCACGCGGCCTTGTCCGCAAAAACCAATGGCCGTCCATGCACGAAGCCGTGCGCCACAGCGCGGCACGGTTCGCCGTCAGCCGTGATTTCTGCCGTATTCTCGAAAAAACCTACGCCGGTACAGACTGGCAATACCTGCCCAATATGCTGGGCGGCAATTTTGAACAGGATTTCGAGTTCCCCGAAAAAAACAATCAAGACTTCACCTTCTGCAGCGTCTCCCACCTGCGCCACCTTAAAGGCCACGACCTGCTCCTACCTGCTTTTGCCGAAGCACTCAAAACCTATCCGCAGCTCAAACTCAAAATCGGCGGCGGCGGCGCAGAAGAAGGCCGTCTGAAACAACTGGCTAGCGACTTAGGTATCAACCACGCCGTTACCTTTACCGGCGCATTGACCACCGACCAAACCCTAGACCTCATGCGCCACAGCAACGCATTCGTCCTCGCCAGCCGTACCGAGACCTTCGGCGTCGTCTATATCGAAGCACTGTCGCAAGGTTTGCCCGTTATCGCCACACGTTGCGGCGGCCCCGAATCCATCGTCACTTCCGACAACGGCCTGCTGGTGCCAATTGAAAACATACCGGAGCTGACCAAAGCATTGCTCACCCTCTACGAAAACCATGCCAACTACGATCCCGTCCGTTTACGCCAAGATTGCCTGCAACAATTCGGCAGCCGTGCCATTGCGCAACACCTGATCAACACCTTCCAAAAAGTGCTTAATAAGTAG
- the pmbA gene encoding metalloprotease PmbA: MLFNHTPDELLRLCGHTLDLAKQSGATSAEADFSESLGQSVSVRLGEIEQIEFQQDKSLDITVYVGQRKGRASTADFSERALQDTVKAAIDIARYTAEDDCAGLADAALMATHIGDLDRYHEWDLSTESAIDLAKQCEQAALSTDKRIENSEGASVHTGHYQYVYGNTHGFAAHQQSTHHSISCSVVASDEHGMQRDYWYDSSCRHEDMDTPELIGKTAAERTLRRLNSRSVPTGSYPVLFDTTVAVGLIGHLIGALSGGALYRQSSFLIDSIGKQVLPEFLSLREEPHILRSFRSTYFDAEGVATQPRFVVKDGIIEGYFLSSYSAKKLGMQTTGNAGGAHNLYLNHTHATQADLLKEMGTGLLVTELMGQGVNGITGDYSRGAAGFWVENGVIAYPVQEITIAGRLQDMYRDITGVADDALRRSSNQIGSILVSKMTVAGN; the protein is encoded by the coding sequence ATGCTGTTTAACCACACACCGGACGAGCTGTTGCGCTTGTGCGGACACACGCTGGATTTGGCCAAACAATCCGGCGCCACCTCGGCCGAAGCCGATTTCAGCGAGTCGCTCGGGCAAAGCGTCAGCGTGCGCTTGGGCGAAATCGAACAAATCGAGTTCCAACAAGACAAATCTTTAGACATTACGGTCTATGTCGGCCAACGCAAAGGCCGCGCCAGCACGGCCGACTTCTCCGAACGCGCCCTGCAAGATACGGTCAAAGCTGCCATCGATATTGCACGCTATACCGCCGAAGACGATTGCGCCGGCCTTGCCGACGCTGCCTTGATGGCAACCCATATCGGCGACCTCGACCGCTACCACGAATGGGATTTGAGTACCGAATCCGCCATCGATTTGGCCAAGCAATGCGAACAGGCCGCGCTGTCAACGGACAAACGCATTGAAAATTCTGAAGGCGCATCGGTTCATACCGGCCATTACCAATATGTCTATGGCAACACCCACGGCTTTGCCGCACACCAGCAAAGCACGCACCACAGCATTTCTTGCAGCGTGGTCGCCAGCGACGAACACGGCATGCAGCGCGACTATTGGTACGATTCTTCCTGCCGTCACGAAGACATGGACACGCCCGAACTCATCGGTAAAACCGCAGCCGAACGGACTTTACGCCGTCTGAACAGCCGCAGCGTTCCGACCGGCAGCTATCCCGTACTGTTCGACACCACTGTCGCCGTCGGCTTAATCGGCCACCTTATCGGCGCACTCAGCGGCGGCGCGCTCTACCGCCAAAGCAGCTTCCTGATTGACAGTATCGGCAAACAAGTGCTGCCTGAGTTTCTCAGCCTGCGCGAAGAACCGCATATTCTGCGCTCGTTCCGCAGCACTTATTTCGATGCCGAAGGCGTGGCCACCCAGCCGCGTTTTGTGGTGAAAGACGGCATCATCGAAGGCTATTTCCTCAGCAGTTACAGCGCGAAAAAACTCGGTATGCAGACAACGGGCAACGCCGGCGGCGCGCACAATCTGTATCTGAACCATACCCACGCCACGCAGGCCGACCTATTGAAAGAAATGGGAACAGGTTTGCTGGTTACCGAATTGATGGGACAAGGCGTCAACGGCATTACCGGCGACTACTCGCGCGGCGCGGCCGGTTTTTGGGTGGAAAACGGCGTCATTGCCTATCCGGTTCAGGAAATCACCATTGCCGGACGTTTGCAGGATATGTACCGCGACATCACCGGCGTGGCAGACGACGCATTACGCCGTTCGTCCAACCAAATCGGCTCCATCTTGGTCTCTAAAATGACGGTTGCCGGCAACTGA
- the yjgA gene encoding ribosome biogenesis factor YjgA, which translates to MFEQEDEWVSKTQMKKQMNDLQALGMELTKLSSDTLKKIGLDEDLFEAIATYKKITSNSALKRQAQFIGRLMRDTDPAPIEAFLAKLRGDNTAHNAFLQRVEQARTRLLADDGAITQFMADFPQADAGKLRTLIRNTKKEQEQNKPPKNFRALFQEIKAVMEAGQSDASEEGQDWEE; encoded by the coding sequence ATGTTTGAACAAGAAGACGAATGGGTCAGCAAAACCCAAATGAAAAAGCAAATGAACGATTTGCAGGCTTTGGGTATGGAATTGACCAAGCTCTCCAGCGATACATTGAAAAAAATCGGCTTGGACGAAGACCTGTTCGAGGCAATTGCCACCTATAAAAAAATCACGTCCAACAGCGCACTCAAACGCCAAGCCCAATTTATCGGCCGCCTGATGCGCGATACCGACCCTGCGCCCATCGAAGCCTTCTTGGCCAAACTGCGCGGCGACAATACGGCGCACAATGCTTTTTTGCAACGCGTCGAGCAGGCGCGTACCCGACTGTTGGCAGACGATGGCGCGATTACCCAATTTATGGCCGATTTTCCGCAAGCCGACGCCGGCAAATTGCGCACCTTGATCCGCAACACTAAAAAAGAGCAGGAACAAAACAAACCGCCGAAAAACTTCCGCGCGCTGTTCCAAGAAATTAAAGCAGTGATGGAGGCCGGTCAATCCGATGCTTCAGAAGAAGGGCAGGATTGGGAGGAATAA
- the recJ gene encoding single-stranded-DNA-specific exonuclease RecJ, which yields MSVKIQTRSINPTVFNDLLTAGTDPLIARLCAARDVQSPAELDDKLAALLPYQTLTNCEAAAGRLADAIERQEKILIVADYDADGATACSVGMSGLAAMGAKVDFLVPNRFEHGYGLTPELAEIAAEQGVDLLVTVDNGIASIAGVARAQELGLDVIVTDHHLPAETVPDCIIVNPNQKGCGFQSKSLAGVGVIFYVLMALRAELRRRHYFSDGLKEPNLGDLLDLVALGTVADVVTLDHNNRILVSQGLKRMRLGKMRPGIRALFEVARRDWRKAQPFDMGFALGPRINAAGRLDDMSVGIACLLAQDDAEAQELAAQLNNLNIERREIEQSMLQDALNAFPETLPPGQTTLVAYRDDFHQGVVGIVASRLKDRFYRPTIVFAPADNGEVRGSGRSIPNLHLRDALDLVSKRHPDLILKFGGHAMAAGLSILEDNIPAFQTAFEEAVREMVCEDDLSQTFITDGSLPARDITLEQAQNLARHVWGQGFTPPSFTDEFHVIRQQPLGAEGKHKKVWLQKDGYEFEAMFWRCSEDIPEYIRTVYRPVANEWRNNLELQLYIDYWEAA from the coding sequence ATGTCCGTCAAAATCCAAACACGTTCTATTAATCCGACTGTTTTTAACGACTTGCTTACTGCCGGTACCGATCCTTTGATTGCGCGGCTGTGTGCTGCGCGTGATGTGCAAAGTCCGGCCGAGTTGGACGACAAACTTGCTGCGCTGTTGCCGTATCAAACGCTGACAAACTGCGAAGCCGCCGCCGGCCGTTTGGCGGATGCGATTGAGCGTCAGGAAAAAATCTTGATTGTCGCCGACTACGATGCAGACGGTGCGACGGCGTGTTCCGTCGGTATGAGCGGTTTGGCGGCGATGGGGGCGAAAGTGGATTTCCTTGTGCCCAATCGCTTTGAACACGGCTACGGCTTAACGCCCGAGCTGGCTGAAATCGCGGCAGAGCAAGGTGTGGATTTATTGGTGACGGTGGATAACGGTATCGCCAGCATTGCAGGCGTGGCGCGTGCGCAGGAGTTGGGTTTGGATGTGATTGTGACCGACCACCATCTGCCTGCCGAGACCGTGCCCGACTGCATCATCGTCAATCCGAATCAAAAAGGCTGCGGTTTCCAAAGCAAAAGCTTGGCGGGCGTGGGCGTGATTTTTTATGTATTGATGGCTTTGCGTGCCGAACTGCGCCGCCGCCATTATTTTTCAGACGGCCTGAAAGAGCCGAATCTGGGCGATCTTTTGGATTTGGTCGCACTCGGTACCGTCGCCGATGTTGTCACTCTAGACCACAACAACCGTATCCTCGTGTCTCAAGGTTTGAAACGGATGCGTTTGGGCAAAATGCGCCCCGGTATCCGCGCCTTGTTTGAAGTGGCGCGACGGGATTGGCGCAAGGCTCAGCCGTTTGATATGGGCTTTGCGTTGGGACCGCGCATCAATGCGGCCGGACGGCTGGACGATATGTCGGTCGGCATTGCCTGTCTGTTGGCGCAAGATGATGCCGAAGCGCAGGAACTGGCGGCTCAGTTAAACAACCTCAATATCGAGCGCCGCGAAATCGAGCAATCCATGCTACAAGACGCGCTGAACGCCTTTCCCGAAACCCTACCTCCAGGTCAGACGACTTTGGTGGCGTATCGCGACGATTTCCATCAAGGCGTGGTCGGCATCGTTGCCAGCCGCCTCAAAGACCGTTTTTATCGTCCGACCATCGTGTTTGCGCCTGCCGACAACGGCGAAGTGCGCGGTTCGGGACGCTCCATTCCCAATCTGCACCTGCGCGATGCTTTGGACTTGGTGTCTAAACGTCATCCCGATTTGATTTTGAAATTCGGCGGACACGCGATGGCGGCGGGTTTGAGCATACTTGAAGACAATATTCCCGCGTTTCAGACGGCCTTTGAAGAAGCAGTGCGCGAGATGGTGTGCGAAGACGATTTGTCGCAAACCTTCATCACCGACGGCAGCCTGCCTGCCCGCGACATTACGCTGGAACAGGCGCAGAACCTTGCCCGACACGTTTGGGGGCAGGGCTTCACGCCGCCGAGTTTTACCGACGAATTTCACGTCATCCGCCAGCAGCCTTTGGGCGCGGAAGGCAAACATAAAAAAGTCTGGCTGCAAAAAGACGGCTACGAATTTGAAGCCATGTTTTGGCGTTGCAGTGAAGACATTCCCGAATACATCCGCACGGTGTACCGCCCCGTTGCCAACGAATGGCGGAATAATCTCGAATTGCAGCTTTATATCGACTACTGGGAAGCCGCGTAA
- a CDS encoding DMT family transporter, with product MKKQKPWLGFSLALLATMTWGSLPVIAQQALKAVDAPTLVWIRFLVASLVLFALLGLTGKLPRPSEFSKQTLFLLVLGIIGISANFVLVAMGLHYISPTTTQVLWQLSPFTMILVGVGVFKEAFTHWQKIGLMLLLTGLAMFFNDKFGELFSLGSYAVGVMMAASGSMIWVCYGVAQKLLSKHFNSQQILLMIYFCSSFVFLPFAEPSQIAHIGNPFLWGCFIYCCLNTLIGYGSFGEALNHWDASKVSIVTTLIPVFTMIFSTIGHHLAPDYFAASDMNIVSYVGAMVVVVGALLAVAGEKVMGLFLRKI from the coding sequence ATGAAGAAACAAAAACCTTGGCTCGGCTTTTCATTGGCGCTGCTTGCCACCATGACTTGGGGTTCGCTGCCGGTCATCGCCCAACAGGCCTTAAAAGCCGTCGATGCGCCCACGCTGGTGTGGATACGCTTTTTAGTGGCTTCGCTGGTGTTGTTTGCGTTGTTGGGGCTGACCGGCAAGTTGCCGAGGCCGTCTGAATTTTCCAAGCAAACCTTATTTTTATTGGTGCTGGGCATTATTGGTATTTCCGCCAACTTCGTGCTTGTTGCCATGGGTTTGCACTATATTTCGCCGACAACCACGCAGGTGTTGTGGCAGCTCTCGCCCTTTACCATGATTTTGGTCGGAGTAGGTGTGTTTAAAGAAGCCTTTACGCACTGGCAAAAAATCGGCTTGATGCTTTTGCTGACGGGTTTGGCCATGTTTTTCAACGACAAATTCGGCGAACTTTTCAGCTTGGGCAGCTACGCGGTCGGCGTGATGATGGCGGCTTCGGGCAGCATGATTTGGGTGTGCTACGGCGTGGCGCAAAAACTTTTGTCCAAACATTTCAATTCGCAACAAATCCTGCTCATGATTTATTTTTGTAGCAGCTTTGTTTTCCTGCCGTTTGCCGAACCGTCGCAAATTGCCCATATCGGCAATCCGTTTTTATGGGGCTGCTTTATTTATTGCTGCCTGAACACGCTGATCGGCTACGGTTCATTCGGCGAAGCGCTCAATCATTGGGACGCTTCAAAAGTCAGTATCGTCACCACGCTGATTCCTGTATTCACCATGATATTTTCCACCATCGGCCATCATCTCGCCCCCGATTATTTTGCCGCTTCGGATATGAATATCGTCAGCTATGTGGGTGCCATGGTGGTTGTGGTCGGAGCCTTGCTGGCTGTGGCCGGAGAGAAAGTAATGGGGCTTTTTTTGAGAAAGATATGA